In Bacillota bacterium, a genomic segment contains:
- a CDS encoding ABC transporter ATP-binding protein yields MPADTILQIEDLYTQFHTDNGIVRAVDGVSLSVKRQKVLGLVGESGCGKSMTALSIMQLVPEPHGRIASGQILFNSEQGVIDIAKLRPKSKAMRSIRGNEISMIFQEPMTSLNPVHTVGAQIVEAIVYHQDVNKKEAWEMAVDMLAKVGIPSPRQRAGEYPHEMSGGMRQRAMIAMALACNPTLLIADEPTTALDVTIQAQILDLMIKIQEQYQRMAIIMITHNLGVVGRMCDEVAVMYLGKIVERSDVRTILRSPAHPYTVGLINSVPRLGHRHKRLIPIEGVVPDPANIPEGCSFRPRCPQATEQCLQQPPVVEIEPGHQVRCWLHA; encoded by the coding sequence ATGCCGGCAGATACTATCTTGCAGATCGAGGACTTGTATACCCAGTTTCATACCGACAACGGCATCGTTCGGGCTGTAGATGGAGTCAGCCTATCGGTAAAGAGGCAGAAAGTCCTGGGACTGGTAGGAGAAAGTGGCTGCGGTAAGAGTATGACCGCTCTATCGATTATGCAACTTGTTCCCGAACCCCATGGGCGCATTGCCTCGGGACAGATTCTCTTTAATTCGGAGCAGGGCGTCATTGATATAGCCAAATTGAGGCCGAAGAGCAAGGCCATGCGCAGTATTCGGGGAAACGAGATTAGCATGATCTTCCAGGAACCGATGACTTCTCTGAATCCGGTACACACCGTCGGTGCTCAGATCGTAGAAGCCATCGTTTACCATCAGGATGTGAACAAGAAGGAAGCCTGGGAGATGGCTGTGGATATGTTGGCCAAGGTCGGAATTCCCAGCCCAAGACAACGGGCCGGGGAATATCCCCACGAAATGAGTGGTGGAATGCGTCAACGGGCCATGATTGCCATGGCTTTGGCCTGCAATCCCACGTTGCTCATTGCCGATGAGCCAACTACTGCCTTAGATGTGACTATTCAGGCCCAGATTCTTGACTTAATGATCAAGATTCAGGAACAGTACCAACGCATGGCAATCATCATGATTACCCACAACCTTGGTGTAGTGGGACGGATGTGTGATGAGGTTGCAGTAATGTACCTGGGTAAGATTGTGGAGCGTTCCGATGTTCGCACTATTTTACGTTCCCCGGCCCACCCATATACTGTGGGGTTGATCAACTCTGTTCCACGGCTAGGACATCGTCACAAGCGGCTAATACCCATTGAAGGGGTTGTCCCCGATCCCGCTAACATTCCAGAGGGTTGTAGTTTCCGACCCCGTTGTCCACAGGCAACGGAACAGTGTCTGCAGCAACCCCCTGTGGTGGAAATCGAACCGGGTCATCAAGTGCGGTGTTGGCTGCATGCCTAA
- a CDS encoding HAD family hydrolase — MKKSAVFLDRDGVINRNDRGPVNSPSELVLYPKAAEAIRALKQAGFPLFVVTNQGGVGLGYLSKEELEEIHRYLIAEVESAGGAIDDIVACIHDPSAGCDCRKPKPGMIFALAEKYGLDLKTSYMVGDRDTDIQAGRAAGTKTVFVGATDRAPKEADYVAPDLWTAAQWILDQRATKS; from the coding sequence ATGAAAAAATCTGCAGTTTTTCTTGATCGCGATGGAGTGATCAACAGAAATGACCGAGGACCAGTCAACTCCCCCAGTGAGCTGGTGCTCTACCCCAAGGCCGCCGAGGCAATCCGAGCCTTGAAACAGGCAGGATTTCCTCTCTTCGTTGTCACCAACCAGGGTGGTGTCGGTCTGGGGTATCTGTCCAAGGAGGAATTAGAGGAGATCCATCGATATCTCATCGCAGAAGTGGAGTCGGCCGGTGGTGCCATTGACGATATCGTCGCCTGTATCCATGACCCCTCAGCGGGCTGTGATTGCCGCAAGCCTAAGCCGGGCATGATTTTCGCCTTGGCTGAGAAATATGGGCTCGATCTTAAAACCAGCTATATGGTTGGAGACAGAGATACCGATATCCAAGCGGGCCGGGCCGCCGGCACCAAGACTGTCTTTGTCGGCGCCACAGACCGCGCACCCAAAGAGGCTGACTACGTTGCCCCCGATCTCTGGACCGCTGCCCAGTGGATCCTGGATCAAAGGGCGACAAAATCTTAG
- the guaB gene encoding IMP dehydrogenase, translating into MNFAEKFGKEGLTFDDVLLVPQESSVIPREVDTSTRLTRNIRLNIPIISAGMDTVTESRMAIALAREGGIGVIHKNMPIEAQAGEIDKVKRSESGIIVDPIYLSPEHRIHDALEIMARYRISGVPITENGRLVGILTNRDLVFEENFDQAIADVMTKEDLITAPVGTTLEEAKRILHQHRIEKLPLVDENMMLKGLITIKDIKKAQQYPRAAKDDKGRLRVAGAIGVGADLQERSDALVSAGVDVLVVDTAHGHSRRVIDAVTWLKDRHGDRVDIIAGNVATAEATVALIKAGADAVKVGIGPGSICTTRVVAGIGVPQITAVFDCANAAREYGVPVIADGGIKYSGDITKALAAGADTVMLGNLLAGTEESPGETETYQGRRYKVYRGMGSLGAMKDGSKDRYFQESQAKLVPEGIEGRVPYKGPVSEMLFQLVGGLTAGMGYCGAKDIPSLQRDAKFIRITSASLKEGHPHNVQITKEAPNYQV; encoded by the coding sequence GTGAATTTTGCAGAGAAGTTTGGTAAAGAAGGCTTGACATTTGATGACGTACTTCTGGTTCCCCAAGAGTCAAGTGTGATCCCTCGAGAAGTGGATACCTCCACTAGACTAACCCGTAATATTAGACTCAACATACCAATTATCAGTGCCGGCATGGATACCGTTACCGAAAGTCGCATGGCTATTGCCCTGGCCCGTGAGGGTGGTATCGGCGTTATTCATAAGAATATGCCCATAGAAGCTCAAGCCGGTGAAATTGATAAAGTGAAGCGGTCGGAAAGCGGGATTATCGTCGATCCTATCTACCTGTCACCGGAGCATCGGATTCACGACGCTCTGGAGATCATGGCTCGCTATCGCATCTCCGGGGTGCCGATCACTGAAAATGGTCGACTGGTCGGGATCTTGACTAATCGTGACCTGGTATTTGAGGAGAACTTCGATCAGGCCATCGCCGATGTAATGACCAAGGAGGATCTGATCACCGCACCGGTAGGGACCACACTTGAAGAAGCCAAGCGGATCCTGCATCAGCACAGGATTGAGAAGCTGCCCTTGGTGGATGAAAACATGATGCTGAAGGGACTTATCACCATCAAGGACATCAAGAAGGCACAGCAATATCCCCGAGCTGCCAAGGACGACAAGGGTCGTCTGCGGGTAGCAGGAGCCATTGGTGTCGGTGCAGACTTACAGGAACGGTCCGATGCCCTTGTTAGTGCCGGGGTAGACGTCCTGGTGGTTGATACCGCCCACGGCCACTCGCGGCGAGTGATTGACGCGGTAACCTGGCTAAAGGATCGCCACGGCGATCGAGTTGATATTATTGCCGGTAACGTGGCGACGGCTGAGGCAACGGTAGCTTTGATCAAAGCCGGTGCCGATGCGGTCAAGGTTGGTATCGGTCCTGGCTCCATCTGCACTACGAGAGTGGTGGCTGGGATCGGTGTTCCCCAAATCACGGCAGTGTTTGACTGCGCCAATGCCGCCAGGGAATATGGAGTACCGGTAATTGCAGACGGAGGAATTAAATACTCCGGTGACATCACCAAGGCACTGGCAGCCGGTGCCGATACGGTAATGTTAGGTAATCTCCTCGCCGGTACCGAAGAAAGTCCCGGTGAGACAGAGACCTATCAGGGACGGAGATACAAGGTATATCGCGGTATGGGTTCCCTAGGAGCGATGAAGGATGGCAGCAAGGATCGCTACTTCCAAGAAAGCCAGGCTAAATTGGTACCGGAGGGAATCGAAGGTCGGGTTCCCTATAAGGGTCCCGTCTCGGAAATGCTCTTCCAATTAGTCGGCGGCCTCACCGCGGGAATGGGTTATTGTGGTGCGAAGGATATCCCCTCCTTGCAACGGGATGCCAAGTTTATTCGCATCACCTCAGCCAGCCTCAAGGAAGGTCATCCCCATAACGTTCAGATCACCAAAGAGGCACCAAACTACCAAGTCTAG
- a CDS encoding AAA family ATPase, with product MALVQLNDIQREIVNHEFHGHALVLGPTGTGKTTTAVYRAARLQSRNPSHRVLLLTFNRSLLAYLDSMYAHVLTDVKPMTYHQFATSYLDERGQAVRHSGVLQGSKQDILIQDVIQRARDTLGNLPLLDRSVEAFKREFAWIAGNGITSPDEYEKRACKVGSTLRISPRERALVFQVYQEYLQVRKEMGYLYDWNDIAIGFLEELARDIDQRQYTHIIVDEGQDFSPVMLRSLAEAIPSYGSLTIFADAAQQIYDSKTKMSWRNAGLAVERVWMLRTNYRHTWGIARLTRAMAVMSPFAGITDLVLPKEPEGEEGRRPIVVQCQNPAHQLEVALELAARASQKYSVAVLFRTGEEAEAALAELRKLGCQAEKLDRDVESWFPEPTAWVGTFHAAKGLEFDVVIIPHCDADVMPDPEETRTWDDQAEAEAREARILLAGVSSARSDVVFLHSSQLTSFLPADADMYQVVDKTG from the coding sequence ATGGCGTTGGTCCAACTGAACGATATCCAACGGGAGATCGTTAACCACGAGTTCCATGGGCACGCCCTAGTTCTGGGGCCTACCGGCACCGGTAAGACCACTACCGCGGTTTACCGAGCGGCCCGGCTGCAGTCTCGCAATCCTTCCCATCGGGTGCTGCTGTTGACCTTTAATCGAAGTTTACTTGCATATCTCGATTCTATGTATGCCCATGTACTTACCGATGTTAAGCCGATGACTTATCATCAATTTGCGACCAGTTATCTGGACGAACGGGGACAGGCAGTCCGACACAGTGGGGTGCTTCAAGGGAGTAAGCAAGACATCTTGATTCAAGATGTTATCCAGCGAGCGCGCGATACCCTAGGGAATCTACCGCTGCTTGATCGATCGGTAGAGGCCTTCAAGCGGGAATTTGCCTGGATCGCGGGAAATGGGATTACCAGCCCCGACGAATATGAGAAAAGGGCTTGTAAAGTGGGCTCGACCCTGCGAATTAGCCCCCGTGAGCGTGCCCTTGTGTTCCAGGTGTATCAGGAGTACTTACAGGTAAGGAAGGAAATGGGCTATCTCTACGACTGGAATGACATTGCCATCGGTTTCTTAGAGGAATTGGCCCGGGATATTGATCAGCGGCAGTATACTCATATTATCGTTGATGAAGGGCAGGATTTTTCCCCGGTGATGCTGCGTTCCTTGGCGGAGGCTATCCCCTCCTACGGCAGCTTAACTATCTTCGCCGATGCCGCTCAACAAATCTATGACTCCAAGACCAAGATGTCATGGAGGAATGCTGGCCTTGCCGTGGAGCGAGTGTGGATGCTCAGGACCAATTACCGACATACCTGGGGAATAGCGCGACTAACCAGGGCGATGGCTGTAATGTCCCCCTTTGCCGGTATCACTGATCTAGTCTTGCCCAAGGAACCCGAAGGGGAGGAGGGGCGGCGTCCTATTGTCGTGCAGTGCCAAAATCCTGCCCATCAGCTGGAGGTTGCTCTGGAACTAGCTGCCAGAGCCTCCCAGAAGTACTCGGTAGCTGTCTTGTTCCGAACCGGCGAGGAGGCAGAGGCGGCCCTGGCAGAACTGAGAAAGCTGGGTTGTCAAGCCGAAAAACTTGACAGAGATGTGGAGAGTTGGTTCCCTGAGCCAACGGCTTGGGTCGGTACCTTTCATGCTGCAAAGGGCCTAGAGTTTGATGTTGTCATCATTCCTCACTGTGATGCCGATGTGATGCCCGATCCTGAGGAAACAAGAACCTGGGATGATCAGGCCGAAGCCGAGGCACGGGAGGCCAGGATTTTACTAGCCGGGGTCAGCAGTGCCCGCAGCGATGTGGTTTTTCTTCATTCCAGTCAGCTAACCAGTTTCCTGCCGGCCGATGCTGACATGTATCAAGTGGTTGATAAGACAGGATAA
- a CDS encoding CPBP family intramembrane metalloprotease has translation MGQRSRRIIQGKLIDVFMIMLVSMIMIPLLVATVADFVVRLTNSEVITESIVTMVAMLVQELSFIWLTIKVVLTSGYKIVDIGLHLDTWFRDLLLGILGAIGLLLINSFGGRFSIWIFEVLFSQEQVAALMERENSVIVELLQPSQPMGQFVFLLLLVGVLAPIAEEVFFRGYAYSVLRSKWGSTIAAVVTSLVFAMVHLYTIHFLPIYLLGLALCYLYERSKSLVPAIIAHGAMNLVIAWLTYSQGLI, from the coding sequence TTGGGGCAAAGAAGTAGAAGGATTATCCAAGGTAAGCTGATTGACGTTTTCATGATCATGCTGGTGAGTATGATCATGATTCCCCTGCTGGTAGCCACAGTGGCCGATTTTGTCGTCCGCCTAACAAACTCGGAGGTTATTACCGAGAGCATTGTCACTATGGTGGCGATGCTGGTTCAGGAGCTATCCTTTATCTGGCTGACCATTAAGGTTGTCCTTACCAGTGGATATAAAATAGTAGATATTGGCCTTCACCTCGATACCTGGTTCAGGGATCTTCTCCTGGGAATTCTTGGCGCCATAGGTCTTTTGCTAATAAATTCCTTCGGTGGTAGATTTAGCATCTGGATATTTGAGGTCCTTTTTAGTCAGGAACAGGTTGCGGCGCTGATGGAAAGGGAAAATTCGGTAATCGTCGAATTGCTGCAGCCCAGTCAACCGATGGGACAATTTGTGTTCTTGCTCCTATTGGTAGGAGTTTTAGCACCTATAGCTGAGGAAGTTTTTTTTCGAGGGTATGCATACTCTGTCCTGCGGAGTAAGTGGGGATCGACAATAGCAGCAGTGGTGACTTCCCTAGTGTTCGCAATGGTACACCTATACACCATTCACTTTCTGCCAATATATCTGCTGGGCTTGGCCCTCTGTTATCTCTATGAACGGAGCAAAAGCTTAGTGCCAGCAATTATCGCCCATGGAGCTATGAATTTGGTCATCGCCTGGCTCACCTACAGCCAGGGACTAATCTGA
- a CDS encoding dipeptide ABC transporter ATP-binding protein, whose product MTETARKSDYILEVKGLKKYFPILGGVFRRPVGWVKAVDGVDFAIKRGETLGLVGESGCGKSTTGMSILHLIEPTAGQIRFNRKNGGWQEVNSKTIEGLRDEMQVIFQDPYSSLNPRMRVRDIVAEPLEAQGMKNRTERMDRVEELLKAVGLGSHHMNRFPHEFSGGQRQRIGIARALVLNPSLVICDEPVSALDVSIQAQVINLLEDLQQQFGLTYLFIAHDLSVVEHISDRVAVMYLGRIVEIADVDDLFENPKHPYTEALFSAIPVPDPDLQYEQIVLQGDVPSPANPPSGCHFHPRCRYATDICRKEDPKLQEIGPEHQVACHRAKELDLTGVVELHAG is encoded by the coding sequence GTGACTGAAACAGCAAGGAAATCCGATTATATATTAGAAGTCAAGGGGTTGAAAAAATACTTTCCCATTCTCGGTGGAGTATTCCGTCGGCCTGTAGGTTGGGTGAAGGCCGTTGACGGAGTGGACTTTGCCATTAAGCGCGGCGAAACCCTCGGACTGGTTGGCGAAAGTGGATGTGGAAAGAGCACAACCGGTATGAGTATCCTGCACCTGATTGAACCGACCGCGGGGCAAATTCGCTTCAATCGGAAGAATGGTGGTTGGCAAGAGGTCAACTCCAAGACAATTGAGGGTCTGCGGGATGAAATGCAGGTAATCTTCCAGGATCCATATTCCTCGCTCAATCCCCGGATGCGGGTTCGGGATATCGTGGCAGAGCCTTTAGAGGCCCAGGGGATGAAAAACCGGACCGAGCGTATGGACCGGGTGGAGGAGTTACTCAAGGCAGTGGGTCTGGGCAGTCACCATATGAATCGCTTTCCTCACGAATTTAGTGGGGGACAGAGGCAGCGGATTGGTATCGCCAGAGCCTTGGTTCTGAATCCATCTTTGGTGATTTGTGACGAACCGGTCTCTGCCTTGGACGTGTCGATTCAGGCTCAGGTAATTAACCTTTTGGAAGACCTGCAGCAACAGTTTGGTCTAACCTATTTGTTTATTGCCCATGATCTGTCCGTTGTGGAGCACATCAGTGATCGGGTGGCAGTTATGTACTTAGGCCGAATTGTTGAGATTGCCGACGTAGATGACCTGTTTGAAAATCCCAAACATCCATATACCGAGGCGCTTTTCTCTGCAATCCCTGTGCCAGACCCGGATTTACAGTATGAACAGATAGTTCTGCAAGGTGATGTGCCTAGTCCCGCCAATCCTCCTTCTGGGTGTCACTTCCACCCCCGCTGCAGATATGCCACTGATATCTGTAGGAAGGAAGATCCCAAGCTCCAGGAGATTGGACCAGAACATCAAGTGGCCTGTCACCGAGCAAAGGAGCTTGACTTGACCGGAGTTGTTGAACTTCACGCAGGATAA
- a CDS encoding anaerobic nitric oxide reductase flavorubredoxin, which translates to MSFKVTDSVTWVGKVDWGLRTFHGEEYSTHRGSTYNSYLVRDEKVALIDTVWEPFAKEFVDKLKEEISLSEIDYVIIQHGEIDHSGALPELMREIPDTPIYCTANAVKSLKGHYHQDWNFQVVKTGDKLSLGSKEFVFVEAPMLHWPDSMFTYMTGENILFSNDAFGQHYATEEIFNDLVDPAELYQECIKYYANILTPFSRLVAKKIEEVVGLNLPVSMICPSHGVIWREEPMQIVNQYAQWAQDYQENQITVLYDTMWNGTRRMADAIVEGIKSEDPEVVVKAYNVARSDKNDVVTEVFKSKAILVGSPTVNRRLLSSIGGILEQIRGLGFKNKKTAAFGTYGWSGEGNKIITEILEDAGFAIVNEGIKELWMPHDTALENSIRFGREFVRQL; encoded by the coding sequence GTGAGCTTCAAAGTAACCGATAGCGTAACCTGGGTAGGTAAAGTGGACTGGGGACTGCGGACCTTTCACGGAGAAGAGTACTCTACCCATCGAGGATCTACTTACAATTCTTACCTGGTGAGGGATGAGAAGGTGGCCCTGATCGACACAGTCTGGGAACCCTTCGCCAAGGAATTTGTCGATAAACTAAAAGAGGAAATCTCCCTGTCTGAGATTGACTATGTGATTATCCAACATGGAGAAATCGATCACAGTGGTGCGTTACCGGAACTGATGCGGGAGATCCCCGATACGCCCATTTACTGCACAGCCAATGCTGTCAAGTCCCTCAAAGGGCACTATCATCAAGACTGGAACTTCCAGGTGGTCAAAACCGGAGACAAACTGAGTCTGGGATCCAAGGAGTTCGTCTTCGTGGAAGCTCCGATGCTGCATTGGCCCGATTCAATGTTTACATATATGACCGGGGAAAACATTCTATTTAGTAACGATGCCTTTGGACAGCACTATGCTACCGAAGAGATCTTTAATGATCTCGTTGATCCCGCGGAGTTGTATCAGGAATGCATCAAGTACTATGCCAATATCCTGACGCCTTTCAGTCGATTGGTTGCCAAGAAGATTGAGGAAGTGGTTGGCCTCAATCTGCCGGTTTCCATGATCTGCCCCAGTCATGGAGTGATCTGGCGTGAGGAACCAATGCAGATTGTCAATCAGTATGCCCAGTGGGCCCAGGACTATCAGGAGAACCAGATTACCGTCCTCTATGACACCATGTGGAATGGCACCCGAAGGATGGCCGATGCGATTGTCGAAGGGATCAAGTCTGAGGATCCTGAGGTGGTGGTCAAGGCCTATAATGTCGCTCGCTCCGATAAGAACGATGTGGTGACGGAGGTGTTCAAGTCCAAGGCCATCCTTGTGGGCTCACCGACGGTCAACCGCAGGCTGTTATCGTCTATCGGGGGGATTCTCGAACAAATTCGGGGCCTGGGCTTTAAGAATAAGAAGACTGCGGCCTTTGGTACCTATGGTTGGAGCGGTGAAGGAAACAAGATAATTACTGAAATTTTAGAGGATGCCGGGTTTGCCATCGTGAATGAAGGAATTAAGGAACTATGGATGCCCCATGATACTGCCTTAGAGAACTCCATCAGATTTGGTAGGGAGTTTGTCCGTCAACTTTAG
- a CDS encoding isoaspartyl peptidase/L-asparaginase: MLAIIVHGGMEDTVIPPHLAERRNSGAKRACELGYQTLVRGGSALDAVEAAVRCMEDDPIFDAGTGSYYNLCGEIEMDASIMTSAGEGAGVACIQRVQNPISVARKVMETTPHVLIVGEGAELFARLHGFPEYDPATEMARRLLEEQVAKLPEELREVLKRYQEIRKKHKSYSTVGAVAVDGRGLIAAATSTGGNPQKLPGRVGDTPILGAGTFAASAAGASATGHGEGIIKLGVTRTVVEAVNKGREVDTACQDIVTAGKGAKIPLGVIALDRRGRPSAQHNGAFMPAFYQSEELSEAVYIKG; the protein is encoded by the coding sequence GTGCTAGCCATCATTGTCCACGGTGGGATGGAAGATACGGTTATTCCACCGCACCTTGCAGAACGCCGCAACAGCGGTGCCAAGCGGGCCTGTGAGCTTGGGTACCAAACTCTGGTGCGAGGGGGATCGGCCCTGGACGCCGTTGAGGCGGCAGTGCGTTGTATGGAGGATGACCCGATTTTTGATGCCGGTACCGGTTCCTATTACAATCTCTGTGGCGAAATTGAGATGGACGCTTCAATCATGACTAGTGCCGGCGAGGGAGCTGGGGTGGCTTGTATTCAGCGGGTGCAGAATCCCATCAGCGTGGCTCGCAAGGTGATGGAGACAACTCCCCATGTACTGATCGTGGGTGAAGGTGCCGAGCTCTTTGCCCGCCTCCATGGGTTTCCCGAGTATGATCCGGCAACGGAGATGGCCCGGCGTCTTCTAGAGGAACAGGTGGCCAAGCTGCCCGAGGAACTGCGGGAGGTACTGAAGCGGTATCAAGAGATTAGAAAGAAACATAAATCCTACTCAACGGTAGGGGCGGTGGCTGTCGATGGTCGTGGTCTCATCGCGGCAGCTACCTCTACCGGCGGGAACCCCCAGAAACTCCCGGGTAGAGTGGGGGATACCCCGATCCTGGGTGCCGGCACCTTTGCTGCATCCGCCGCTGGAGCTTCCGCTACCGGTCACGGTGAGGGAATCATCAAACTAGGGGTAACTCGGACGGTGGTGGAAGCAGTAAACAAGGGAAGGGAAGTAGATACGGCCTGCCAGGACATCGTCACCGCGGGGAAAGGGGCGAAAATTCCCTTGGGAGTAATTGCCTTAGATCGCCGGGGACGACCTTCAGCACAGCATAATGGTGCCTTTATGCCCGCTTTTTACCAAAGTGAAGAACTATCGGAAGCAGTATATATCAAGGGATAA
- a CDS encoding MATE family efflux transporter produces MNVVARKKKQQQQPNRLRREVWRLAAPAVVEQVLVMSVGIVDTAMVGRVGPDAIASVDVSNRFMMFALAVFGAIQVGTTAIVARHIGAGERKEANEAAKQALLMVLSVAFPLAALGILLAPKLIGFMMIMNKAPDPRVVTQAIQYMRIVFASMPLAMIMMTVNAVLRGAGDTRTPMAVTGLTNVINVIGNSLFIFGLGPFPRMGVAGAALGTAIAQISGGLLVLAVLYSDRSVLHLTLRESYRFDSQILKRILNVGIPSAVEQFLMRGGQLVFSMIIASMGTVAMAAHAITLNAESLSFMPGSGFGIAATTLIGQYLGAKDPEMAERSSYESAKMGVAVMGVMGLIFFLMPSPLIRLFTNDPEVIALGTKCLRLVAISQPFLAMLMILSGALRGAGDTRWVMIATVLALWPLRVGLAYVLGVYLGWGLVGAWTAMVVDLIARASLMTFRFRSGRWKTIRV; encoded by the coding sequence ATGAACGTGGTAGCTCGTAAGAAGAAGCAGCAGCAACAACCAAATCGCCTGAGGCGGGAGGTTTGGAGATTGGCTGCTCCCGCAGTTGTGGAGCAGGTGCTGGTGATGAGTGTTGGCATCGTCGATACTGCAATGGTAGGTCGGGTAGGTCCTGATGCCATTGCTTCCGTCGATGTCAGCAATCGATTCATGATGTTTGCCCTGGCGGTTTTCGGGGCAATTCAGGTAGGAACTACAGCCATTGTGGCTCGGCATATTGGTGCCGGAGAGCGAAAGGAAGCCAATGAAGCAGCGAAGCAGGCACTGCTAATGGTGCTGAGCGTTGCCTTTCCCCTTGCGGCCCTCGGAATTCTTCTTGCGCCTAAACTAATTGGATTCATGATGATCATGAATAAAGCGCCGGATCCCCGAGTTGTCACGCAAGCTATTCAATACATGCGGATAGTATTTGCATCGATGCCCTTAGCCATGATCATGATGACCGTTAACGCTGTGTTGCGAGGAGCCGGCGACACCCGTACACCCATGGCCGTTACCGGGCTAACCAATGTGATCAATGTCATTGGGAATTCCTTGTTTATCTTTGGCCTTGGTCCTTTCCCCAGAATGGGAGTGGCCGGTGCTGCCCTAGGTACCGCTATCGCCCAGATCTCCGGAGGACTGCTGGTGCTGGCGGTTTTGTACAGCGACCGCTCCGTTCTCCACCTGACTCTACGGGAAAGTTACCGCTTTGATTCCCAGATCCTCAAACGGATTTTGAATGTAGGAATTCCTTCCGCCGTCGAGCAGTTTCTCATGCGGGGCGGGCAGCTGGTCTTTAGCATGATCATTGCCAGCATGGGTACGGTGGCCATGGCGGCCCATGCAATCACTTTGAATGCAGAATCCCTCTCCTTTATGCCAGGAAGTGGATTTGGGATCGCGGCCACCACCTTGATTGGGCAATATCTTGGCGCAAAGGATCCCGAGATGGCCGAGAGAAGCAGCTATGAGTCAGCCAAAATGGGAGTAGCGGTCATGGGAGTGATGGGGCTGATCTTCTTCCTGATGCCGTCCCCATTGATTCGACTGTTTACCAATGATCCAGAGGTTATCGCCCTGGGCACTAAGTGCCTTCGCTTAGTAGCGATTTCCCAGCCCTTCCTGGCGATGCTGATGATCCTGTCGGGAGCCCTGCGGGGTGCTGGAGATACTCGTTGGGTGATGATTGCTACGGTGTTAGCCCTTTGGCCTTTGCGGGTGGGACTGGCCTATGTCCTGGGGGTTTATCTAGGCTGGGGTCTGGTAGGCGCCTGGACAGCAATGGTAGTGGACCTCATTGCTCGAGCCTCGTTGATGACCTTCCGGTTCCGCAGCGGACGCTGGAAGACAATTCGGGTCTAG